One part of the Salinivirga cyanobacteriivorans genome encodes these proteins:
- a CDS encoding DUF554 domain-containing protein, translating to MLGTIINTAAVVAGSIAGLIIRSRLPKRITDRVFQAIGLFTLFLGIHMASKTDNFLILVFSMVTGTILGEWMDIDKAFLKFSNWLKGKLKSHGTSTFSEGFVTSFLLFCMGSMTILGAFEEGLGDEPNLLMAKSVLDGFSSIALAASLGIGVLFSAIPLLIYQGGLTLFAASLADYLTDPIINELTAVGGLLLLGLGLNILNITKLKIMNMIPALVIAVKLALIFT from the coding sequence ATGTTAGGAACCATTATCAACACAGCAGCTGTAGTAGCCGGAAGCATTGCTGGTCTTATTATTCGCTCTCGCTTACCCAAAAGAATTACTGATCGGGTTTTTCAGGCAATTGGCCTTTTCACACTCTTTCTTGGAATTCATATGGCATCCAAAACTGACAACTTCCTTATTCTTGTGTTCAGCATGGTAACAGGCACCATACTTGGAGAATGGATGGATATAGACAAAGCCTTTCTAAAATTCAGCAACTGGCTGAAAGGAAAATTGAAATCCCACGGAACGAGTACTTTTTCAGAAGGCTTTGTAACATCGTTTCTTCTGTTTTGCATGGGCTCAATGACCATATTGGGGGCTTTTGAAGAAGGCCTGGGAGATGAACCCAACTTACTTATGGCTAAATCGGTTTTGGATGGTTTCTCGTCCATAGCGCTTGCTGCATCGCTGGGTATAGGAGTGCTTTTTTCGGCCATTCCCTTGCTTATTTACCAGGGAGGGCTGACGCTTTTTGCAGCATCACTTGCGGATTACCTGACCGATCCGATCATAAACGAACTTACTGCCGTGGGCGGCCTACTCCTACTTGGCCTGGGGCTAAACATACTCAACATTACCAAACTCAAAATCATGAATATGATCCCCGCATTGGTCATAGCCGTTAAACTGGCACTGATATTTACCTGA
- a CDS encoding ChaN family lipoprotein, giving the protein MKTFFSVLLLLIGINLIGQNPKSYELYNSKGKKVSWEKMTKDLQKQDVVFFGELHNSAIAHWLQLELTKNLYMKVTNKLALAAEMFEADNQIIIDEYLNDLIAIKNFEEEARLWDNYKTDYKPLLEFAKQHSIPFIASNIPRRYAALVNKKGFKGLEELSDEAKKWLPPLPVPFDIELPGYAKMLKMAAHMPGKKGNAENLAKAQAIKDATMAHFIVQNMQPGMLMLHFNGRYHSDNHEGIVWYVKEYAPEAKIKTISTVLQNDVNEILDKNTTVADYILVVNEDVTETY; this is encoded by the coding sequence ATGAAAACTTTTTTCAGCGTACTCTTACTCCTCATAGGAATTAACCTTATTGGTCAAAACCCTAAATCATACGAATTATACAATTCCAAAGGAAAAAAAGTATCATGGGAAAAGATGACCAAAGACCTGCAAAAACAGGATGTGGTATTTTTTGGTGAGCTGCATAACAGTGCTATCGCACATTGGTTACAACTTGAGCTCACAAAAAATCTATACATGAAGGTAACCAACAAACTGGCTTTAGCAGCAGAAATGTTCGAAGCAGACAACCAAATCATCATTGATGAATATTTGAATGACCTCATTGCCATTAAAAACTTTGAAGAAGAAGCCCGTCTATGGGACAATTATAAGACAGATTATAAACCATTACTGGAGTTTGCCAAACAACACAGCATTCCATTTATAGCAAGTAACATCCCAAGACGCTATGCAGCGCTTGTTAATAAAAAAGGGTTTAAAGGCCTTGAAGAGCTCTCTGACGAGGCAAAAAAATGGCTGCCCCCACTACCCGTTCCATTCGACATTGAACTACCCGGCTATGCAAAAATGCTGAAAATGGCAGCACATATGCCGGGTAAAAAAGGCAATGCCGAAAACCTCGCAAAAGCCCAGGCCATTAAAGATGCTACCATGGCACATTTTATCGTTCAAAACATGCAACCGGGCATGCTCATGCTTCATTTTAACGGACGTTACCATTCCGACAACCACGAAGGCATAGTTTGGTACGTTAAAGAATATGCACCAGAAGCAAAAATCAAGACCATTTCAACAGTATTGCAAAACGATGTAAATGAGATACTAGATAAAAACACAACCGTTGCTGATTACATTCTGGTTGTAAATGAAGATGTAACAGAAACCTACTAA
- a CDS encoding SusC/RagA family TonB-linked outer membrane protein, whose translation MVKKLLLLLMLFSVLASAYAQKRTITGTVTDKGTNETMPGVTVIVKSNPSNGTITGPDGTYSLEVSENAKFLVFSFVGMQKVEKAIGDQTKIDVALASDTESLDEVVVVGYGTESKRLLTSSISDVSLREIEEVPTANIDEALQGKTAGVRINSNSGTPGGGISVRVRGMSSISAGNSPLYVVDGIPIITGDQGQVGFSGQNIDALSSINPSDIESISILKDASAAAIYGARATNGVVLITTKQGKAQKTKINARASFGIEQMWNKPDLLNSEQWLEYQNDLTGNNINPGIDTTNTDWIDEVTQIAPISNYEVSAAGGNDKTKYFLSGSYFTRKGIVKSTAFDRLSGRLNLDHRFNDKLNFGANISLSGSENNRVEGDQSLHAPLAVAISLPPTYPVYNSNGEYDQSGPYANPVPIIEDAVNKANAFRTLGNAFMEYKIIDGLKFKTNWGYDFYMLNEHSYDPPTTRQGNQTNGMGFETFSRSSNFTSNNTLNYIKAFGEHNINLLGGYSFEKYNRVSSFIKGVEFPHEYLEYLESAATIQDAYASVNETGTNSYFGRFKYNYQYKYILALTGRYDGSSRFSDNYRYGFFPGASVAWRISEEAFMEDIDFLSELKLKGGFGITGNDRIGSFRSLSLYTAANYAGVAGIMPVQIANPDLKWETTYQSDIGLTAGFLDDKITVDISYYLKKTKDLLLDRPLPPSSGFTVLSDNIGEMENQGVELTINANIIEDIWSVNFNISHNKNKVTKLYNGQPIEDIGRGNQRIAEGEPISHFYGYNALGVDPSTGYMVFEDVNNDGQLTDADRTIIGDPHPDFIGGFTNTVNYKNFELNVLFQFSYGNDIFNATRIYTESLGVSGDNQSTNILDRWQNVGDQTDVPLATTTPNPITKIYNNVESSRFIEDGSYLRLKNLSLGYKFDQQVLDKLGLNSLKVYFSAKNLLTFTKYSGLDPEVNYAGNDDVVMGVEFFTYPSVRTFTFGINIGI comes from the coding sequence ATGGTCAAAAAACTACTATTACTGCTCATGCTTTTCAGCGTATTGGCGAGCGCCTACGCACAAAAGCGTACAATTACAGGGACTGTTACCGACAAGGGTACAAATGAAACAATGCCCGGAGTAACTGTGATTGTAAAATCAAATCCTTCCAACGGTACAATCACAGGACCAGATGGAACCTATTCCCTGGAAGTTAGCGAAAATGCAAAATTCCTGGTTTTTAGTTTTGTAGGAATGCAAAAAGTTGAAAAAGCCATTGGAGACCAAACAAAAATTGACGTAGCGCTGGCTTCAGATACTGAGAGTTTGGATGAAGTTGTGGTTGTGGGGTATGGCACAGAGAGCAAAAGATTGCTCACTAGCTCAATATCTGATGTCTCTTTAAGAGAAATAGAAGAGGTACCAACAGCTAATATTGATGAGGCGCTTCAGGGAAAAACTGCTGGAGTTCGAATAAACAGCAACAGTGGAACTCCGGGTGGTGGTATTTCTGTTCGCGTCAGGGGAATGAGCTCAATTAGTGCAGGAAACTCTCCCCTTTACGTTGTAGATGGTATTCCCATTATTACCGGAGACCAGGGACAGGTTGGCTTTAGTGGTCAAAATATTGACGCCCTATCCAGCATAAACCCTTCCGACATTGAATCAATTTCAATTCTTAAAGATGCCTCAGCTGCAGCTATTTATGGAGCGCGTGCAACAAATGGAGTTGTACTGATAACAACCAAACAGGGTAAGGCCCAGAAAACGAAAATCAATGCTAGGGCCTCATTCGGTATCGAACAAATGTGGAACAAACCCGACCTACTCAACAGCGAACAATGGTTGGAATACCAAAACGATTTAACAGGCAACAATATTAATCCCGGAATCGATACCACAAATACTGACTGGATTGATGAAGTTACACAAATAGCGCCAATTTCGAACTATGAAGTTTCAGCTGCCGGCGGTAACGACAAAACAAAGTACTTTTTATCCGGAAGTTATTTTACCCGCAAAGGAATTGTTAAATCAACAGCATTCGACAGGTTAAGTGGTAGACTCAACCTGGACCACCGTTTTAACGACAAATTAAACTTTGGAGCGAATATCTCCTTGAGTGGTTCTGAAAACAATCGCGTAGAGGGTGACCAGTCGTTACATGCGCCCCTGGCAGTAGCCATATCATTACCGCCAACCTACCCGGTTTACAACAGCAATGGTGAATATGACCAGAGTGGCCCATATGCCAACCCGGTTCCCATCATTGAGGACGCGGTAAATAAAGCCAATGCCTTCAGAACCCTTGGTAATGCCTTCATGGAGTATAAAATCATAGATGGACTAAAATTCAAAACCAATTGGGGATACGATTTCTACATGTTGAATGAACATAGTTACGATCCACCTACAACAAGACAAGGAAACCAAACCAATGGAATGGGATTTGAGACATTCAGCCGCTCTTCTAATTTCACATCGAACAATACTTTAAATTACATTAAAGCATTTGGCGAGCACAACATAAACCTTCTGGGTGGATATAGCTTTGAAAAATACAATCGGGTATCATCCTTTATAAAAGGCGTAGAATTCCCACACGAATACCTGGAATACCTTGAAAGTGCAGCAACTATCCAGGATGCTTATGCAAGCGTTAATGAAACTGGTACAAACTCCTATTTTGGACGATTCAAGTACAATTACCAGTACAAATACATTCTAGCACTTACAGGCCGTTACGATGGATCAAGTCGTTTCAGCGACAACTACCGTTACGGATTCTTTCCGGGAGCTTCTGTGGCATGGAGAATTTCTGAAGAAGCTTTTATGGAAGATATTGATTTCCTAAGTGAATTAAAATTAAAAGGAGGTTTCGGAATAACCGGGAACGACCGTATAGGTAGTTTCCGCTCACTATCGCTCTACACTGCTGCGAATTACGCAGGAGTCGCAGGTATAATGCCTGTCCAAATTGCGAATCCGGATCTGAAATGGGAAACAACATACCAAAGTGACATCGGATTAACTGCTGGTTTTCTTGACGATAAAATTACAGTGGACATATCGTACTACCTCAAAAAAACAAAAGACCTGTTGCTCGACAGACCGCTTCCACCCTCATCAGGCTTTACCGTGTTATCGGATAACATTGGAGAGATGGAAAACCAGGGAGTTGAGCTCACTATCAATGCCAATATCATTGAAGACATATGGAGCGTGAACTTCAATATATCGCACAACAAAAATAAAGTTACGAAACTTTACAATGGTCAGCCAATTGAAGATATTGGACGTGGTAACCAGCGCATTGCAGAAGGAGAGCCTATATCTCATTTCTACGGTTACAATGCTTTAGGCGTAGATCCGTCGACCGGATATATGGTTTTTGAAGATGTTAATAACGATGGTCAATTAACCGATGCAGACAGAACCATTATAGGCGATCCTCACCCCGATTTTATTGGAGGATTTACCAATACTGTCAACTATAAAAATTTCGAACTCAATGTTTTGTTCCAGTTTTCATACGGTAATGATATCTTTAATGCAACACGAATTTATACCGAATCTTTAGGAGTTTCAGGAGATAACCAAAGCACAAACATACTCGATCGCTGGCAAAACGTAGGAGACCAGACAGACGTGCCACTGGCTACAACAACACCAAACCCGATAACAAAAATTTACAATAATGTTGAATCGTCGAGGTTTATCGAGGATGGCTCCTATTTAAGACTTAAGAACC
- the ligA gene encoding NAD-dependent DNA ligase LigA: protein MSTSDIKEKIYELREQLHHHNHLYYVKSTPEITDYEYDMMLKELEQLEKAHPEFADTNSPTSRVGDDRDQRFEEVQHQYPMLSLANTYNEQELRDFDNRVRKVAGNDFTYVCELKFDGVSISLRYEKGRLSKAVTRGDGAQGDDVTENVKTIKSIPLKLSDGDYPDFFEIRGEIYMPKSKFLEMNERREQQGEKTFANPRNATAGSIKLIHSSAVAQRPLDCFLYYLMADDLPGSSHFENMQKAAQWGFRVPDTMQRAKNIDTVLEYIHHWETARHELPYEIDGIVIKVDELELQEKLGFTAKSPRWAISYKYKAEQASTHLKSVDFQVGRTGAVTPVANLEPVFLAGTTVKRASLHNQDIIKKLDLHHGDTVFVEKGGEIIPKITAVDKEKRPKDANPVEFITQCPECGTQLIRKEGEAAHFCPNENHCPPQQKGKFVHFISRKAMNIEWLGEETIQLFLKENLIETLPDLYELKAHDIEKLERLGSKSAQNIIQSIQSSKSVPMSRVLYALGIRFVGETVAKKLARHFKSIQELANATTEELVAVDEIGEKIAFSIRKYFDNDENKKLVERLGEYGLQMTAANDKPKSGALDGLKIVATGKLNNFTRDEIKETIEAHGGKAVSSVSSQTDLLLAGENAGSSKINKAQAAGVRIIDEAEFMKLISK, encoded by the coding sequence ATGAGTACTTCCGACATCAAAGAAAAAATATATGAATTGCGTGAACAATTACACCATCACAACCACCTCTACTATGTAAAAAGCACGCCCGAAATAACTGATTATGAATACGACATGATGCTTAAAGAGTTGGAACAACTCGAAAAAGCGCATCCGGAGTTTGCCGACACCAACAGCCCTACTAGCCGTGTAGGTGACGATCGCGATCAGCGTTTTGAGGAGGTTCAGCATCAGTACCCCATGCTATCGCTCGCAAACACCTACAACGAGCAAGAATTGAGAGATTTCGACAACCGGGTGCGTAAGGTGGCAGGTAACGATTTCACTTATGTGTGCGAGCTTAAATTCGACGGGGTATCCATCAGTCTGCGTTATGAAAAAGGACGTTTAAGCAAGGCTGTAACACGCGGCGATGGCGCACAGGGTGACGATGTAACAGAAAACGTAAAAACCATTAAAAGTATTCCATTAAAACTAAGCGATGGCGATTACCCGGACTTTTTTGAAATAAGAGGTGAGATTTACATGCCCAAATCAAAATTTCTGGAGATGAATGAGCGCCGGGAACAGCAGGGAGAAAAAACCTTTGCCAATCCGCGCAATGCTACAGCAGGCTCAATCAAACTTATTCACTCATCGGCAGTGGCGCAAAGACCACTTGACTGTTTCCTTTATTACCTGATGGCCGATGATTTACCCGGATCATCGCATTTTGAAAATATGCAAAAAGCTGCGCAATGGGGGTTTCGCGTACCTGACACCATGCAAAGAGCAAAAAATATAGATACAGTGCTCGAATATATACACCACTGGGAAACAGCAAGGCATGAGCTACCATACGAAATAGACGGCATCGTAATAAAAGTAGATGAGCTCGAACTACAGGAAAAACTGGGCTTCACAGCCAAATCTCCCCGCTGGGCAATCTCCTACAAATACAAAGCCGAACAAGCCAGCACACACCTAAAATCAGTTGATTTTCAGGTAGGTAGAACCGGCGCAGTGACTCCGGTTGCCAACCTGGAGCCCGTATTTCTTGCAGGTACAACGGTGAAACGTGCTTCTTTACACAACCAGGACATCATAAAAAAACTGGACTTGCACCATGGGGACACAGTATTTGTGGAAAAAGGGGGCGAAATTATACCGAAAATAACCGCCGTTGATAAAGAAAAACGTCCGAAAGATGCAAATCCTGTTGAGTTCATTACCCAATGCCCTGAATGTGGCACGCAACTCATACGTAAAGAAGGCGAAGCAGCACATTTTTGCCCCAATGAAAATCACTGCCCACCTCAGCAAAAAGGCAAGTTTGTGCATTTTATCAGTCGCAAAGCCATGAACATCGAATGGCTCGGAGAAGAAACTATACAGCTATTTCTGAAAGAAAACCTAATCGAAACCCTGCCTGATTTGTACGAACTTAAAGCCCATGATATTGAAAAGCTGGAAAGATTAGGCTCCAAATCAGCTCAAAACATCATTCAAAGCATACAAAGCTCCAAATCAGTACCCATGAGCCGGGTGCTTTATGCACTGGGGATACGATTTGTAGGAGAAACCGTTGCTAAAAAACTTGCACGCCATTTCAAATCCATACAGGAACTGGCAAATGCCACAACCGAAGAGCTGGTTGCTGTGGATGAGATAGGTGAAAAAATAGCTTTCAGCATACGCAAATACTTTGACAACGACGAAAACAAAAAACTGGTTGAAAGACTCGGCGAATATGGCCTGCAAATGACTGCTGCCAACGACAAACCTAAATCGGGCGCCCTGGACGGTCTGAAAATAGTAGCAACCGGAAAGCTTAACAATTTCACCAGAGATGAAATTAAAGAAACGATAGAAGCTCACGGTGGCAAGGCAGTATCTTCAGTATCATCGCAAACCGATCTTCTTCTTGCCGGCGAAAATGCTGGAAGCTCGAAAATAAACAAAGCACAGGCAGCCGGTGTTCGTATTATCGATGAAGCGGAATTCATGAAACTTATTAGCAAATAA
- a CDS encoding VOC family protein, translated as MAKIISGIQQIGVGVPDFKEAWNWYIKHFKMNIRIFEEEAVAELMLPHTEGETRKRVAALAINMEGGGGFEIWQHTGKTPALKEKTLMAGDLGINYAKMKTRCIECTYKEFKKEKLDLISEIHTNPAGEKHFFVRDPYENIFEFVESDTYFTKKNSNGGAYGAVIGVNDIEESMKVYSDILGYDEVVFDITGHFDDFKTIPGGHEEIRRVLLRHSKPRKGAFSKMFGPTEIELLQVKTRKPSEIFEGRIWGDPGFIHLCFDMNGIDELREECKSKGFPFTVDSQRDNPSFDMGEAAGSFAYIQAPEGTLIEFVETHKIPLLKKLGWYLNLQKRAPEKPLPKWMLKTLGMSKVSHV; from the coding sequence ATGGCGAAAATTATTTCAGGAATACAACAGATAGGAGTAGGCGTACCGGATTTCAAAGAAGCCTGGAATTGGTATATTAAGCATTTCAAGATGAATATCCGCATCTTTGAAGAAGAGGCTGTAGCTGAGTTGATGTTGCCGCATACCGAAGGAGAGACACGCAAGCGTGTAGCAGCACTGGCCATCAATATGGAAGGTGGAGGTGGATTTGAAATATGGCAACATACAGGCAAAACACCAGCCCTCAAAGAAAAAACCCTTATGGCCGGTGACCTTGGGATAAATTATGCTAAAATGAAAACGCGGTGCATTGAATGCACTTACAAAGAGTTTAAAAAGGAAAAACTGGACCTGATTAGCGAGATTCATACCAATCCTGCCGGAGAAAAACATTTTTTTGTGCGCGATCCGTATGAAAACATCTTTGAATTTGTTGAGTCTGATACCTACTTTACAAAAAAGAACAGTAATGGCGGGGCCTACGGAGCAGTTATTGGGGTAAATGATATCGAAGAATCGATGAAAGTCTACAGCGATATTTTGGGCTATGATGAGGTAGTTTTCGATATTACAGGACATTTCGACGATTTTAAAACTATTCCCGGCGGACACGAAGAGATCAGGCGCGTACTATTGCGTCACAGCAAACCAAGAAAGGGAGCATTTAGCAAAATGTTTGGCCCCACAGAAATAGAGTTGCTACAAGTAAAAACACGTAAGCCTTCAGAAATTTTCGAAGGTCGAATCTGGGGCGACCCTGGTTTTATTCACCTGTGTTTCGACATGAATGGCATAGATGAACTGCGCGAAGAGTGCAAATCAAAAGGTTTTCCCTTCACGGTAGACAGCCAGCGCGACAATCCATCTTTTGACATGGGTGAGGCTGCAGGAAGCTTTGCATACATACAGGCACCAGAAGGAACTTTAATTGAATTTGTTGAAACCCACAAAATTCCCCTCCTTAAAAAATTAGGCTGGTACCTTAACCTGCAAAAACGGGCTCCTGAAAAACCACTGCCCAAATGGATGCTAAAGACACTTGGCATGAGTAAGGTAAGTCATGTTTAA
- a CDS encoding cyanophycinase gives MRQLSIIVMGFLFLFVSCTEQQNKANQQETNEHKTVSSAGGLFIIGGGKRPPAMVKDLIKLSEVDKAGYIVILPMSSSVPDTSAFYAKKQFTEQGITNVTAFNFIEGEAPKQAWLDSLKQAKLIYISGGDQNRFMKVVKETPIYKAIHQAHQNGATIAGTSAGAAVMSKKMITGDEYKHPEYTGEFRTIEANNIEIAEGMGFTDKIIVDQHFVWRMRMNRLISVVIENPEATAVGIDESTAIYYKNNQFTVYGKSQVIVIENQKKHKKAQNGLLGAKDMSLHVLLPGDTFSIN, from the coding sequence ATGAGGCAATTATCAATAATTGTAATGGGATTCCTGTTCCTATTCGTGAGCTGCACCGAACAGCAAAACAAAGCAAATCAACAAGAAACAAATGAGCACAAAACAGTAAGCTCTGCAGGAGGTTTATTCATAATTGGCGGTGGAAAGAGGCCACCCGCAATGGTTAAAGATCTCATTAAGTTAAGCGAGGTAGACAAGGCGGGCTACATTGTAATACTACCAATGTCCAGTTCTGTGCCCGACACGAGCGCTTTCTATGCTAAAAAGCAGTTTACAGAACAGGGTATTACCAATGTTACTGCATTTAATTTCATTGAAGGAGAAGCCCCCAAACAAGCCTGGCTTGATTCACTTAAGCAGGCAAAATTAATCTACATCTCCGGAGGGGACCAAAACCGCTTCATGAAAGTAGTAAAAGAAACACCAATCTATAAAGCGATACATCAGGCTCACCAAAACGGAGCAACCATAGCAGGCACAAGCGCAGGAGCTGCGGTTATGAGTAAAAAAATGATAACGGGCGATGAGTATAAACACCCCGAATACACCGGAGAATTCCGCACCATTGAAGCTAACAACATCGAAATTGCCGAGGGTATGGGATTCACCGATAAAATTATCGTAGACCAACATTTTGTATGGCGTATGCGTATGAACCGTTTGATCAGTGTGGTTATAGAAAACCCGGAAGCAACTGCTGTTGGTATCGATGAATCTACAGCTATCTATTATAAAAACAACCAGTTCACTGTATATGGTAAGAGCCAGGTTATTGTAATAGAAAACCAGAAAAAGCACAAAAAAGCACAAAACGGATTACTTGGAGCAAAAGACATGAGCTTACATGTATTGTTACCAGGCGACACCTTTTCAATTAACTAA
- a CDS encoding SDR family oxidoreductase: protein MDKRIIAITGASSGIGRALALSYAGEGNHLILAALGQAELEKTAEACREKGSETTVIEFDLSKPESVKSFTDSIAAKHDHLDRLIHVSGISQRSRAEEAPIDVDRKIMEINYFGAIEVTKNLLPLLKASKSAKIGVTSSISGKFGFPLRSAYAASKFALHGFFESLRLEHYKDNISVTIMCPGRVNTPISLSALNAQGKAQGVMDPGQANGIPVEKCAAQMKRAIEKNKKEVFIGGKEILMVYFKKFIPPLFYKIARKTNPT from the coding sequence ATGGACAAACGGATTATCGCTATCACAGGAGCTTCAAGCGGAATAGGCCGGGCCCTTGCATTATCTTATGCGGGTGAAGGTAACCATTTAATTTTGGCAGCACTCGGGCAGGCTGAACTGGAAAAAACTGCAGAGGCATGTCGAGAAAAAGGTAGTGAAACCACAGTCATAGAATTTGATTTAAGCAAACCCGAATCTGTAAAATCATTTACAGACAGCATAGCTGCAAAGCACGATCATTTAGATCGATTGATACATGTGAGCGGCATAAGTCAGCGTTCACGTGCCGAAGAGGCACCCATTGACGTTGATCGCAAAATAATGGAAATCAACTATTTTGGAGCCATTGAGGTTACCAAAAATCTTTTACCATTGCTCAAAGCATCAAAAAGCGCAAAAATCGGTGTGACCTCAAGCATTAGCGGAAAATTCGGATTCCCTTTACGCTCCGCTTATGCTGCATCAAAATTTGCATTGCATGGTTTCTTTGAGTCGCTCCGGCTTGAACATTACAAGGATAATATCTCGGTAACAATTATGTGTCCGGGAAGGGTTAATACGCCCATATCCCTGAGTGCCCTTAACGCACAGGGTAAAGCCCAGGGAGTAATGGATCCGGGCCAGGCAAATGGCATACCAGTTGAAAAATGTGCAGCACAAATGAAACGTGCAATAGAAAAAAACAAAAAAGAAGTTTTTATAGGTGGCAAGGAAATTTTGATGGTATATTTCAAAAAATTCATTCCTCCACTCTTTTATAAGATAGCTCGTAAAACAAATCCAACCTAG